From the Candidatus Anoxymicrobium japonicum genome, the window GAAGTGGCACCGGAGGAGAAGATGCATTCGCTGAATGCCGAGGTCGAGGAACTGGCCGACCAGAACGCTCTGTTGCTGGACACTCTCAAGAGGCTGAAGGCGGACTTTGAGAATTATAGAAAGAGGATGCTCAAGGAACAGACGCGGATCCTCGAGACGGCGGAGGGCGAGCTGGTCAAGAAGCTGTTGCCCGCGATAGACAACCTGGAGCGCGCTCTCGAGAGCTCTCTTGTTGACGGGGCCAGTGGCCTTGGCGACGGTGTGGCCATGGTGCGCGAGCAGATGCTGGACGTTCTGCTAAAAGAGGGCCTCGAGATCATCGACCCGCAAGGAGAGCCTT encodes:
- the grpE gene encoding nucleotide exchange factor GrpE: MSEVKGSKKPIRDDASASKKKAEPPRAEDKIEAIEDGGDSDVTHGAEVAPEEKMHSLNAEVEELADQNALLLDTLKRLKADFENYRKRMLKEQTRILETAEGELVKKLLPAIDNLERALESSLVDGASGLGDGVAMVREQMLDVLLKEGLEIIDPQGEPFDPEHHEAMMVVETTECPEDTVIDVVQKGYRFNGVLLRPARVRVSCLAKS